A genome region from Aliivibrio salmonicida LFI1238 includes the following:
- the rmf gene encoding ribosome modulation factor: MKRQKRDRLERAQSQGYKAGINGRSSENCPYQTMDARSCWLGGWRDARDDKQSGLFK; this comes from the coding sequence ATGAAGAGACAAAAGCGTGATCGTTTAGAGCGAGCACAATCACAAGGGTATAAAGCGGGTATTAATGGCCGCTCATCAGAAAATTGCCCATATCAAACAATGGATGCTCGCTCATGCTGGCTTGGTGGTTGGCGAGACGCTAGAGATGACAAACAGTCCGGTTTGTTTAAATAA
- the fabA gene encoding bifunctional 3-hydroxydecanoyl-ACP dehydratase/trans-2-decenoyl-ACP isomerase produces MQNKPSSYDREDLLASSRGELFGPNGPQLPAPNMLMMDRIPLMSETEGLFGKGKVIAELDITPDLWFFDCHFPGDPVMPGCLGLDAMWQLVGFFLGWVGGQGKGRALGVGEVKFTGQVLPTAKKVTYEIDFKRVINRKLVMGLADGRVLVDGKEIYVAKDLKVGLFQDTSAF; encoded by the coding sequence ATGCAAAACAAACCTAGTTCATATGATCGCGAAGATTTACTAGCATCAAGCCGTGGCGAACTATTTGGTCCAAATGGCCCACAATTACCAGCTCCAAACATGTTGATGATGGATCGTATTCCACTAATGTCTGAAACTGAAGGTTTATTTGGTAAAGGCAAAGTTATCGCTGAACTAGATATTACTCCAGACTTATGGTTCTTTGATTGTCACTTCCCTGGTGATCCAGTAATGCCTGGTTGTCTTGGTTTAGATGCGATGTGGCAACTTGTTGGCTTCTTCCTTGGTTGGGTTGGTGGTCAAGGTAAAGGGCGAGCTCTTGGTGTTGGTGAAGTTAAATTCACAGGACAAGTACTCCCTACTGCTAAAAAAGTAACGTATGAAATCGACTTTAAACGTGTTATCAATCGTAAATTGGTAATGGGTTTAGCTGATGGCCGCGTTCTTGTGGATGGCAAAGAAATCTATGTTGCAAAAGATTTAAAAGTGGGCCTTTTCCAAGATACGTCTGCATTCTAA
- a CDS encoding AAA family ATPase yields MQLDTPFLLEPQYDNILDILNLSHVSDAQSPYSLQPRLTQALADFSRINGVNILQINALDNHVYREYVANWLILNAENRVLNSEAPPVIIVESASDSELFGVYHNKSDVLETGLLQKADGGFLVMSPSVLLANPHLWPRLKSLLQGHSVTIPASDSKSPMTNIHYLTANVKLIIVSDRALLGEIELLEPDLLTGMSMFSEYELDTPLSSNTVTGYVQLIQSLSNKHNHLPLANGSSLLPLLKLGARECEDQTRLNLCLLWLNSILAHASLASESKTHISADDFTQSFEAKYYVESYLPSRALDDILEQNIHIETQGQKIGQINGLTVVSVPGHPISYGEPSRISCVVHPGDGELSDVERKVELGGDLHAKGMLIMQAYILSQLDTHEPLPFTASMVFEQSYCEVDGDSASLAELCALLSALAITPINQSLAITGSVDQFGMVQPIGGVNEKIEAFFQLCDKRGLTGEQGVIIPQTNGINLVLSDDVIRAVEQKQFTIHPISHVEQAVELLTGLPLQSEEHESMFSLIAQHIDKIEHNPSQCSALFCRIKNWFNQS; encoded by the coding sequence ATGCAGTTAGACACGCCATTTTTACTCGAGCCTCAGTACGATAATATTCTTGATATATTGAATTTATCCCATGTCAGTGACGCACAATCACCCTATTCTCTTCAGCCTAGGTTAACCCAAGCTTTAGCGGATTTTTCTCGTATAAATGGTGTTAACATTTTGCAAATCAATGCGTTAGATAATCACGTTTATCGTGAATATGTAGCGAATTGGCTAATACTGAATGCTGAAAATCGCGTATTAAATTCAGAAGCACCTCCTGTCATTATAGTTGAAAGCGCTTCTGACTCAGAGCTCTTTGGTGTTTACCATAATAAAAGTGATGTGTTAGAAACTGGGTTATTACAAAAAGCCGATGGCGGTTTTTTGGTAATGTCCCCAAGTGTTTTACTTGCAAATCCTCATTTATGGCCACGCCTAAAAAGTTTGCTGCAAGGCCATTCAGTTACTATCCCCGCGAGTGATTCAAAATCACCGATGACTAACATCCATTATTTAACAGCGAATGTTAAATTAATTATTGTTAGTGACCGTGCACTTTTAGGGGAAATAGAGCTATTAGAACCCGATCTACTTACTGGTATGTCGATGTTTTCTGAATATGAGTTGGATACACCGTTATCTAGTAACACTGTCACTGGTTATGTGCAGCTAATTCAATCACTTTCAAATAAGCATAATCATTTACCACTAGCAAACGGCTCTTCGTTGCTTCCCCTACTCAAACTAGGTGCTCGTGAATGTGAAGATCAGACTCGACTTAATTTGTGTTTATTATGGTTAAATTCTATTTTAGCGCATGCTTCTTTAGCTTCTGAATCAAAAACACATATTAGCGCTGATGATTTTACACAATCATTTGAAGCAAAATATTACGTAGAATCTTATTTACCATCCCGAGCTTTAGACGATATTTTAGAACAAAATATTCATATTGAAACTCAAGGTCAAAAAATTGGGCAGATTAACGGCTTGACTGTCGTATCAGTACCTGGTCATCCAATTTCTTATGGTGAGCCATCGCGAATATCTTGTGTTGTTCACCCTGGAGATGGCGAATTATCGGATGTTGAACGAAAGGTAGAGTTAGGTGGTGATTTACATGCGAAAGGCATGTTAATTATGCAAGCTTATATACTAAGCCAATTAGATACACATGAACCACTGCCTTTTACTGCTTCAATGGTTTTCGAACAATCTTATTGTGAAGTCGATGGGGATAGCGCAAGTCTTGCTGAATTATGTGCATTACTTAGTGCCCTCGCTATTACGCCGATTAATCAAAGTTTAGCGATAACAGGATCTGTTGATCAGTTCGGTATGGTGCAACCCATTGGCGGTGTAAATGAAAAAATTGAAGCCTTCTTTCAGCTGTGTGATAAACGCGGGTTAACTGGAGAGCAAGGTGTTATTATCCCACAAACAAATGGAATTAATCTTGTACTTTCAGATGATGTGATTCGAGCTGTTGAGCAAAAACAGTTTACAATTCATCCTATTAGTCATGTTGAGCAAGCTGTTGAATTATTAACGGGCTTACCATTACAATCTGAAGAACATGAATCGATGTTCTCTTTAATTGCCCAACACATTGACAAAATAGAGCATAATCCGAGTCAATGTTCTGCTCTATTTTGTCGTATTAAGAACTGGTTTAACCAGAGCTGA
- the matP gene encoding macrodomain Ter protein MatP, translating into MKYQQLENLEAGWKWMYLFNKHRMGESITCYIDSSEEQQMVNVFLKLEHEPVHVLEWIQKHMNPDLQNKLKQAIRAKRKRHFNAEQEHTRKKSIDLDYRVWEKLSLRAQELDSTLSDTIEYLLSEASRTEKASQTVSSLKADLHELLK; encoded by the coding sequence ATGAAATATCAACAACTTGAAAACTTGGAAGCTGGTTGGAAATGGATGTATTTATTTAATAAACATCGTATGGGGGAATCTATTACTTGTTATATCGATTCAAGTGAAGAACAACAGATGGTTAATGTCTTTTTAAAATTAGAACATGAACCCGTTCATGTTCTTGAATGGATTCAAAAACACATGAATCCGGATTTACAAAATAAGTTAAAACAAGCGATTAGAGCAAAAAGAAAGCGTCACTTTAACGCAGAACAAGAACATACACGTAAGAAGTCTATAGATTTAGATTATAGAGTATGGGAAAAGTTGTCTCTTAGAGCACAAGAACTTGATTCAACACTCTCTGATACTATTGAGTATTTGTTAAGTGAGGCTTCTAGAACAGAAAAAGCAAGCCAAACAGTGTCATCATTAAAAGCAGATTTACATGAATTATTAAAATAA
- a CDS encoding DUF1439 domain-containing protein, producing MKNLKLLFSFLFVLSLSGCTSYSITEQEMTDYLTDEINVDKSVGIPGLLYAQVNVDNVDVKIGRVDKDRISVYANTTADIQMMNEPNQTLDLVLEFSAIPEYRKESGEIYLKSLRLEKFEDKTNQLSPELSSLLKPAISIIGYGLSNQPAYKLNANKLKESLIKSAELNLVIKNNQLVIELFD from the coding sequence ATGAAAAATTTAAAGTTATTATTTTCTTTCCTGTTTGTACTCTCTTTATCTGGCTGTACTAGTTATTCGATTACAGAACAAGAAATGACAGATTATCTAACTGATGAAATTAATGTCGATAAGTCTGTAGGTATTCCAGGCTTATTATACGCACAAGTGAATGTTGATAATGTCGATGTTAAGATTGGACGTGTTGATAAGGATCGAATCAGTGTTTATGCAAATACGACGGCTGACATTCAAATGATGAACGAACCAAACCAAACTCTCGACTTGGTTTTAGAGTTCAGTGCGATTCCTGAATACCGTAAAGAATCAGGTGAGATTTATTTAAAATCATTACGATTGGAAAAGTTTGAGGATAAAACTAATCAATTATCTCCGGAGTTAAGTTCACTCTTAAAACCGGCGATTTCAATTATTGGCTATGGATTATCAAACCAACCAGCGTATAAGCTTAATGCGAATAAACTGAAAGAATCGCTTATCAAATCAGCAGAGCTTAATTTAGTTATAAAAAATAACCAGCTCGTGATCGAGCTTTTTGATTGA
- a CDS encoding ATP-binding protein, with product MKDYTEKEQLQEALLELKRSKEREAHLYKENEAILSGLSAISDAQTKQDIFNELLDVVKKFVPFDNAIVLSSSSEVEQFTVLASTNERFNSLAWEYNDLFDRACHNESIVLFSPCDNPHFSFIPKHIQSDFESISLTGIKSHSGYAIIMLMSSTFGMYSSSTKEKMQRFIPLVERAIIDIDYKDRLHSLVNIKTKELHLSNDRFKDFAESAGDWFWETDLGFNFTYISDSTIKTIVITDRNLLTLINDNPTTSQILSSKSMVKSFDELEWWPSIFKQQVCMSISGTPYFDDAGQLIGYRGTAKDISIRKKRLQQIQKAKQEAETANKAKSQFLAMMSHEIRTPLNAILGMVDVFNESLLSKEQYEWLDQMEVSAQLLLAIISDVLDISRIEAGTFVLDEQPIDLLETIINSTNYFKEKSKDKGINLTVTVSHSVPNYVIADAARIMQIIFNLVGNAVKFTKKGSIWINITQTECNSTKIAITDTGIGISKDVLNNLFQPFVQADSSITRQFGGSGLGLSIIKRLTELMNGVISVKSVINEGSTFTVTLPFKETKECPKRITLNNNDVTDKSTRTLNILIAEDSKANQAVIQLLLEGQGHQITLVDNGCMAVEAIENKNQNFDLILMDVSMPIKDGISATKEIRAKGYNLPILALTAHAMNEEKKTCIDAGMNDFISKPVRAQELKLILDSLKLG from the coding sequence GTGAAGGACTACACGGAAAAAGAACAGCTTCAGGAAGCATTATTAGAATTAAAACGGAGTAAAGAAAGAGAGGCGCATTTATACAAAGAAAATGAAGCTATTTTAAGTGGGTTATCTGCTATCTCTGATGCTCAAACCAAGCAGGATATTTTTAATGAATTACTTGATGTCGTTAAAAAATTTGTTCCCTTCGACAACGCCATCGTTTTATCTTCTTCTTCTGAAGTTGAACAATTTACAGTTTTAGCCTCGACTAATGAGCGGTTTAATTCATTAGCATGGGAATATAACGATTTATTTGATCGCGCTTGTCATAATGAGAGTATTGTCCTTTTTAGTCCTTGTGATAATCCACACTTTTCATTTATCCCAAAACACATCCAATCTGATTTTGAATCTATATCTTTAACTGGTATTAAATCCCATTCTGGTTATGCCATTATTATGCTAATGAGTTCTACATTTGGCATGTATTCATCTTCGACTAAAGAAAAAATGCAGCGATTCATTCCTTTAGTTGAGCGTGCGATTATAGATATTGATTACAAAGACAGATTGCATTCATTAGTTAATATTAAAACCAAAGAATTGCATTTAAGTAATGATCGTTTTAAAGACTTTGCAGAATCTGCGGGGGATTGGTTTTGGGAGACTGATTTAGGTTTTAATTTTACTTATATTTCAGACTCTACCATTAAAACCATTGTTATCACAGATCGTAATTTATTAACTCTAATCAATGATAACCCAACAACATCTCAAATTTTATCTTCAAAATCAATGGTTAAGTCATTTGATGAACTAGAATGGTGGCCATCTATATTTAAGCAACAGGTTTGCATGAGCATTAGTGGTACTCCTTATTTTGATGACGCTGGACAACTCATTGGTTACAGAGGAACAGCTAAAGATATATCAATAAGAAAAAAACGGCTTCAACAAATACAAAAAGCGAAACAAGAAGCTGAAACTGCCAACAAAGCTAAATCTCAATTTTTAGCTATGATGAGCCATGAAATAAGAACACCATTGAATGCAATCCTTGGTATGGTTGATGTATTTAACGAAAGTCTTCTATCGAAAGAACAATACGAATGGCTTGATCAGATGGAGGTTTCAGCACAACTTCTTCTGGCTATTATTAGTGACGTTCTTGATATATCTAGGATAGAAGCTGGGACCTTTGTTTTAGATGAACAACCAATAGATTTATTAGAAACTATTATTAATTCAACGAATTACTTCAAGGAAAAGAGTAAAGATAAAGGAATAAATTTAACTGTTACGGTGTCACATAGTGTGCCTAACTACGTAATAGCAGATGCAGCAAGAATCATGCAGATCATATTTAACTTAGTTGGTAACGCTGTTAAATTCACCAAAAAAGGATCTATATGGATAAATATCACACAAACAGAGTGTAATTCAACCAAGATAGCCATCACGGATACAGGAATTGGTATATCCAAAGATGTATTAAATAACTTGTTCCAGCCATTCGTACAAGCAGACAGCTCAATTACTCGTCAATTCGGTGGTTCTGGACTTGGTTTATCTATAATAAAACGACTTACTGAACTAATGAATGGTGTTATTTCGGTTAAAAGTGTCATTAATGAAGGCAGTACTTTTACCGTAACATTACCATTTAAAGAAACGAAAGAATGTCCAAAACGTATTACTTTAAATAATAATGACGTGACTGATAAATCAACTCGAACACTGAATATTCTTATTGCTGAAGACAGCAAAGCAAATCAAGCGGTCATTCAATTACTTCTTGAAGGTCAAGGACATCAAATAACATTAGTCGATAATGGATGCATGGCGGTTGAAGCGATAGAAAACAAAAATCAGAACTTCGACCTAATTTTAATGGATGTATCTATGCCAATAAAAGATGGCATCAGTGCGACAAAAGAAATTAGAGCTAAAGGTTATAATTTACCAATCTTAGCATTAACAGCACATGCTATGAATGAAGAAAAGAAAACATGTATAGATGCTGGTATGAATGATTTCATTTCGAAACCAGTACGAGCACAAGAATTAAAATTGATCTTAGATTCATTAAAGCTTGGCTAA
- a CDS encoding FIST signal transduction protein has product MQIITSVSQLNDSTEAIKECVSQLNISTIPPSIILCYFTENYNSKKILDYLKEQFPNSKIHGCTSCKGVMTDDGFSSHSSLGLWVLTDVKGSYGTGILELPSEFHDVSQLTKQVLNQAIADSTRYGELPSLILLHATPGYEEKIIETIDAFFGTPVPLIGGSAADDYAKGNWSIFTQQGETNQGISISVFYPTCKVSYSFHSGYANSGISGIATKTNGRTIYEIDNKPVIDVYKEWTEIPMQIGDTKNLLERVTQYPLGRVAGTMYSVPYFKLAHPVKFTHDGGMECFAKINEGEELFLMIGDTEQIISRPKRVIDSAICMKNDKFEPVGGINIFCAGSMMHINTYMSDVCQSLNDAMHNTSYICPFTFGEQGRFTGGENAHGNLMVSAVLFHY; this is encoded by the coding sequence ATGCAGATAATTACCAGTGTTTCTCAATTAAATGACTCAACAGAAGCGATAAAAGAGTGTGTTAGTCAACTCAATATATCGACCATACCACCAAGTATCATTCTTTGTTATTTCACAGAGAATTATAACAGTAAGAAGATTCTTGATTATTTAAAAGAGCAATTCCCTAACAGTAAAATACATGGGTGTACTTCATGTAAAGGAGTAATGACGGATGATGGTTTCTCTTCTCATTCATCACTTGGATTATGGGTATTAACTGATGTCAAAGGAAGTTATGGCACTGGAATTCTGGAATTACCAAGTGAATTTCATGATGTTAGTCAGTTAACTAAGCAGGTTTTAAATCAAGCGATTGCTGATAGCACGAGATATGGTGAGTTGCCATCATTAATATTATTACATGCAACACCAGGGTATGAAGAAAAAATAATTGAAACAATTGATGCATTTTTTGGTACACCAGTACCATTAATTGGCGGTTCTGCTGCGGATGATTACGCAAAGGGAAACTGGTCCATTTTTACTCAGCAGGGTGAAACAAACCAAGGTATTTCAATTTCTGTATTTTACCCAACGTGTAAAGTTTCTTATTCATTTCATTCGGGTTATGCCAATTCTGGTATATCAGGAATAGCGACAAAAACCAATGGCCGAACAATATATGAAATTGATAATAAACCGGTTATTGATGTTTATAAAGAATGGACAGAAATACCAATGCAAATTGGGGATACTAAGAATCTGTTAGAACGAGTGACCCAATACCCGTTGGGAAGAGTAGCAGGAACTATGTACTCGGTACCTTATTTTAAATTAGCTCATCCAGTGAAATTTACTCATGATGGAGGGATGGAGTGCTTCGCTAAAATAAATGAAGGGGAAGAATTATTCCTAATGATAGGTGATACAGAGCAAATTATTTCTCGACCTAAAAGAGTGATCGATTCCGCTATCTGCATGAAAAACGATAAATTTGAACCTGTTGGAGGGATAAATATTTTTTGCGCTGGTTCAATGATGCATATTAATACGTACATGTCAGATGTTTGCCAGTCACTAAATGATGCTATGCATAATACCTCTTATATTTGTCCATTTACTTTTGGCGAACAAGGTCGATTTACTGGTGGAGAAAATGCCCACGGTAATTTGATGGTTTCAGCTGTTTTATTCCATTATTAG